GCAATTCCATCAGAGTTCAAGGCATTGCTCAATTAAAAGATAGCCAAGAGCAACGCTAACAGAAAATTCATTATCATGTTCATTGGGCCCTAATAGAAACAAACAAGTCAGCTATCCTACCATGTTTTTTTCATGTGATATAACTTGGATGTTACCTAGAGAAAGCATAACAAACTATATATAATGATAATTTCTCACAATTTTCACATGTAAAATAagcaacaaaaaaataaataaataaataaagtaaaCTTGAATCTCTAGTGAAGAAGAAACTGTCTAATATTGCAGCATCACAACCATTAACAACTGTGGGGGTTGATATTCAAGCATAACAAAGGTAACTTAGTTTAAATTCATTGGTTGTTGTCTTATGTAGCTAGATCTCTGCACACTTACCCATCAATTTGAATTCCTCCTCGCCATGGCCAAACTTTTTGCTTCCATCTTCTCTGATCCGATTTGGACACACAACGAAGGGCGACGTGATTCGCACCAAATTGCATTTTGCGACAGTAGACACGACTTGCAAGGACACTGCCAGGACCAAGCACACCACTGGATAGGGCTTCGGAAGAACCATCAAGGGGAGCTCCCAAGAGCCGGGAGATTATAAGTGTGCAGACCGATTGCAAGGTAGGTGTTTCCTCTGTTACGATTCCGTTTTACTATTCAAACAGAGGATTCTATGGCATGCGGTTGGAGGCTAGCTAGTGACAATAGTGGGCTCTACTCACCATCCCGGAGGCAAGTACATCATTTGGAGTGATCGCGTGCTGACAGCCTGGCCAGAGCAATCAGAGAAGAAGCTATACAGTCGTCAGTCTTCTGCGGAAGGTGCCCGCAGAGAAGACACACCCTTACATGGCCTCTAAGGCACAACGTGGCCTCTAGGGCACAACGTAGCCCAATAGGGTTGTGCCTTACGTGGCAACACATAGTCGACGGTGGGTTCGGTGagccattagattttgaaattaaagcttCACTGGTCGAATCTTCGTCCATGGAATCCTTCCTTAACCATTACCATTACCATTAGGACGACTAATGCCCGAAAGCTCTGGCAATGGATGGAAATCATGAGCAGCAACGGACTAGGCTAGGGCACAACAAATCCCATAGATGACCAAGCATTGAAGCTGTGATGGGGTATTGCTTAGTTGGTACAATATACCAAAAATTTCGGTATACCGTACTGATACCGATTTTACAATATACCAAAAATTTCGGTACAGTATAATATCATAATGAAATTTTTGGTATCGGTATACGATTTTTAGAGAAATTTTTGGTATACTGTACTGATACCTAAAATTTACTCTAAGTGGTATAAATATCtgaatttcggtataccgaaatttcGTTTTGGTATGGGTATAAAAATTTTTTATACCATACTTTTTGGTATGATAACGGTATACGGGTTGGTGGTTTGGTATAGATAAGTGTCTAACGAGGCTTTCCATCTATCATTGCTCTATCAGGTAAATGAAACTGTTATTTTTGTGTCTAATATTGCCATTTATCATCGACTCTTTATTCTCTTTCCTTTGAATACATCACTTGTTAAATTTTGGGTTATGACTGAAAAATAGTATTTTTAGCACTTTCCCTCACATTTGGGTCAATATTTTAGTGGTTACTTGTCCATTTTGTCATGACCATGGGTTTAAATTTCACTTATCCTTTGTTGACATTTACTACTACTTCTTCTTATACTTGTCTGGGACCAATGTCTCAACCAAAAGAATTCGTGTTACTAATTAAGAACGAGGAGGAGATATTACTGTGATAAATCCTCTAGGGAGGAAGTGACTATCGATGTCTCTGGAAACTCCTGGGAGGACATGACTGTCGACGGCTTGTACGTATTCCATAACACATTTCATCTTTTGCCGAGGGAGATTAGGTCGGCGGCTCGGTGCGCTCAAAACGCTCAAGTTATTTAGCAATGATATCGATCGAGGTGCTGCCGCCTGAGGTGAGGTTGTCAACATGTTGGTACTCGAGCGATTGCAGCTGAAGGTCTCTTCATCGAAAATTTCTGGCCTCTATCCTTACAAAAGCTTAATTCTTTGACAGAACTAGAGTTGTCCAAGACCCCACCTAGGTTGTCTGCTTCGTCAATCTTGTCTAAGATTTCTGGACTTAAGTGCCTAACGAGGCTCTCCATCTACCATTTCTCTATCAGGTAAATAAAACTGCTATTTTTGTGTCTGATATTGCAACTTATTATCGGCTCTTTATTCTCTTTTCTTGAATAAATCATTTGTTAACAATGACTGAAAAATGACATTTTTAGCATTTTCTCTCACATTTGGGTCAATATTTTAGTGGTTACTCTTCCATTTTGTCATGACCATAAGGTTTAAATTTCACTTATCTTTTGCTAGCATTTACTACCACTTCTTCTTATACGTAGGGGTGGGAAAAAATACGAAAATTTTCGTATACTGCACATATCATACCGAACTATACCAATTTTACAGTATATCAGAAATTTTGGTATGGTATTATACGATACCGAAAATTTCGGTATCGATATCAGTATATgatttttagcaaaattttagGTAATCGTATTGATATCGAAAATTTACTCTAAACGGTATGAATATCGGAATTTTGTTATACTGAAAATTTGGTATACCGAAATTTCGGTATGGTAATAGtatgaaaaaattttattctatattttttgGTATATATGGTAACGATATACGAGTTGGTGGTTTGGTAAAGTTAAGTCCCTAACGAGGCTCTCCATCTGTCATTTCTCTATCAGGtaaatgaaattattattttagTGTCATATATTGtcacttatcattgtctctttattctcatttctttaattaaatcacTTGTTAAATATGACTAAACAATGATATTTTTAGCACTTTCCCTCTCATTTAGGATAATATTCGACAATGAACCATTTAAGTCATTGTATGAAACATTGATTTGTATGAATAATGTGAATTCACTCAAGGGAATCAAACACTCTGTTAGATTGTTAAAAGAAATATCAAAGCTATGTAGTATATTCAAATTCCTCAACTCAAGTGGAAGTTGTCCTACTAATCCATTATCACTGAGGTTTAAGACTGCAATCAAGTGTTGCAATGAACCTAATTATGATGGGCTGCCGCCTCCCAACTTGTTTCCTCCCAACTATAACTGAATCAATTCTCTTGCAGTATCAACTGAGAGAGATGagataaattttcaaagtttatcgGTATTGTTCCATTGAAAGAGTTGAATCTCAAGACCAACACAAATAACCAATGACATTCTGATAATTCAAAAGGCAAGGGACCATACAAATTGTTATTGAACAGATTCAGAAGCTGAAGGTTGGATAGGTTTTCTATTTGTCGAGGTATCGGTCCATCAAGCTTATTCATAGATAAGTTGATCATGGTCAGATTCACAATGTTCCCTACAGTTTGAGGAATTTGTCCATTGCGTTTGTTGAAACTTAAATCAATATATAGCAAATTTGATGCCACAAAGAATTCTGGAATTGAGTCACTAAGATTGTTGTGTGAAAGAACCAACCTCTTCAAACTCGAAAAGTTTGCAAGGCCTGGAGGTATTGTCCCATTAAGCATATTATTGCCTAATAACAAAACCACCAATTGATTTCTAAAATAGATACCAAGAGTGATGTTGTCAACAGGACTATTATTAAATAGGTTAAGAGTCTCAAGTTTTTTTCAAGAAGCCAAGTTCTAATGGTATTCTTCCCTACAATTGATTATTAGAAGCAGAAAAGAATGTCAAGTTAGTGTAATTACCCAATGCCTAGAAGTTCACTTTCAAATATATTGCCGGAGAAAATTAATCTCTCCAACTTGCATATTGTTTTTGAACTAAAAGAGATGTTCCCCTCTAGATCATTTTGACTAACATCCATTTCTGTGAGGTTATCTATGGTCATGGGAATAAGTCCTGTCAAATGGTTTGCGTATAGATAGAGTTACTGTAAATCACTACAATTACCAATTGAATTTGGCAATGTACCAGAAAGATTGTTTTGACCAAGCTGTAATAATTTAACATTGCATGCATTTGCATTGAAAGAAGGAATTGAGCCATTGAGATTGTTATCATTAAGGTAAATAATCTCAAGAGACGGTCTTTGGAACAAAAGACTCGGTTTATTGCCACTCAATGAATTATTGTAAAGCGCCAAGTTTGATAACTTTTCTAAATTCTGAAGGGTCACTGGTATCTCACCTGAAAGGAAATTATTTGAGAGTTTCAAGTGTTCAAGAAGGGTGCAATCGCCCAATTCTGAGGGAACAAATCCAGAAAGATCATTGGCAGCAAGATTTAGTTTCTTCAGACGTCCAAGCAACCAAATTTCTTTGCCCAGAGAACCCGAAATTCATTGCATAGGAAGCTCAATTGAAGTGAAATATCCACTTCTATCGCAACTGATTCCCGCCCATCTGCAGGGACTTAGATCTGATGAATTTGGGTAGAGTTCATCGACTGAGGAAGTATCAAGTTGCTGGAAAGGGCTTATAGTGCAATTCCATCAGAGTTCAAGGCATTGCTCAATTGAAAGATATCCAAGAGCAACACTAACAGAAAATTCGTTATCATGTTCATTGGGCCTTAATAGAAACAAACAAGTCTGCTATCCTAAGACCGATTTTACAATATACCAAAAATTTTGGTATAATATtatactatacaaaaattttcgGTATCGGTATAAGATTTTTAGcaaaatttttggtataccgTACTTATACCGAATATTTACTTTAAATGGTATAAATATCGGAATTACGGTATATCTAAATTTCGGTATGGTATCggtatgaaaaaattttataccGTATTTTTGATATGATAATGGTATACAGGTTGGTGGTTTGGTATGGATAAGTGCCTAACGAATCTCTAATCTGTCATTTCTCTATCAGCTAAATGAAATTGCTATTTTTGTGTCTGATATTGCCACTTATCATCGGCTCTTTATTctcttttctttaataaattatttgttAAATTTTAGGTTATGACTGAAAAATGACATTTTTAGCACTTTCCCTCACATTTGGGTCAATATTTTAGTGGTTAATCTTTCATTTTGTCATGACCATAGAATTTAAATTTCACTTATCCTTTGCTGGCATTTACTACCACTTCTTCTTATACTTAGGGAaggaaaaaaatactaaaatttttgTATACTGTACATATCGTACTAAAATTTACCGAACTATACCGATTTTACGGTATATCAGAAATTTTGGTACGGAATTATACCATACCAAAATTTTCGGTATCGGTATCAATATACGATTTTTAGAGAAATTTTCAATATACCGTACTGATACCGAAAATTAACTCTAAACGATATGAatataaaaattttgatataccaAAAATTCGGTATTTGATATACCGAAAATTCGGCATACCGAAATTCCGATATGGTATCggtatgaaaaaattttatactATATTTTTCGGTACATTAACGGTATACGGGTTGAAGGTTCGGTATATATAAGTGTCTAACGAGGCTCAACATCTGTCATTTCTCTATTAGATAAATGAAACTGTTATTTCTGTATCTGATATTTCCACTTATCATGAACTCTTTATTATCTTTCCTTTGAATAAATCACTTGTTAAATTTTGGGTTATGactgaaaaatattatttttagcaCTTTCCCTCACATTTCGATTAATATTTGGCAATGAATGACTAAAGTCATTGTATGAAACATTGATTTGTATGAATAATGTGAAATCACTCAAGGGCATCAAACTCCCTGTTAGATTGTTAAAAGAAATATCAAAGCTCTGTAGTATATTCAAATTTCTCAATCCAAGTGGAACTTGTCTTACTAATCTATTATCACTGAGGTTTAAGACTGCAATTAAGTGTTGCAACTAACCCAATGATGATGGGATGCTGCATCCCAACATGTTTCCTCCCAACTACAACGGAACTCATTCTCTTGCAGTATCAACCGAGTGAGATGAGATAAATTTTCAAAGCGTGTCGGTATTGTTCTATTGAAAGAGTTGAATCTCAAGTCCAACACAAATAACCGATAATCTTCTAATAATTCAAATGTCATTTACGACCACTTCTTATTATACTTAGGGGTGggaaaaaatactaaaattttcgTATACTACACATATCGTACCAAAATTTACCAAACTATACCGATTTTATGGTATATCAAAAATATTGGTATGGTATTAAACCATACCAAAATTTTCGGTATCGGTATCAATATATGatttttagagaaatttttagTATACCGT
This window of the Zingiber officinale cultivar Zhangliang chromosome 3B, Zo_v1.1, whole genome shotgun sequence genome carries:
- the LOC122054727 gene encoding leucine-rich repeat receptor-like protein kinase PEPR2, with product MLNSDGIALLALSSNLILPPSVNSTRNSSYPSRCRWAGISCDRSGYATSIELPVLRISDSLGKEIGLLRCLKKLNLAANDLSRFIPSELGNCTLLEHLKLSNNFLSGEIPVTLQNLEKLSNLALYNNSLSGNKPSLLFQRPSLEIIYLNDNNLNGSIPSFNANACNVKLLQLGQNNLSGTLPNSIGLIPMTIDNLTEMDVSQNDLEGNISFSSKTICKLERLIFSGNIFESELLGIGNQLVVLLLGNNMLNGTIPPGLANFSSLKRLVLSHNNLSDSIPEFFVASNLLYIDLSFNKRNGQIPQTVGNIVNLTMINLSMNKLDGPIPRQIENLSNLQLLNLFNNNLYGPLPFELSECHWLFVLVLRFNSFNGTIPINFENLSHLSQLILQEN